In one Asterias amurensis chromosome 9, ASM3211899v1 genomic region, the following are encoded:
- the LOC139941454 gene encoding adenylate kinase isoenzyme 6-like, with product MATGNAEERNNPNVLLTGTPGTGKTTLGQELADRLSMSYINVGDIAKEKELYEGWDDEYQCPFLDEERVIDELDDALKQGGCIVDYHSCEFFPERWFDFVFVLRTDNTNLYNRLEQRGYSGKKLEDNVQCEIFQTILEEAVSSYLPSIVFELQSNTPNDLESNLESIAELTERWKSSKR from the exons ATGGCAACAGGAAATGCTGAAGAGAGGAACAATCCTAATGTGCTTTTAACTG GTACACCAGGCACAGGTAAAACCACCCTTGGCCAGGAGCTTGCTGATAGACTGTCAATGAGCTACATTAATGTTGGAGATATTGCTAAAGAGAAGGAGCTGTATGAGGGTTGGGATGACGAATATCAATGTCCATTCCTGGATGAGGAGAGA GTGATTGACGAGTTGGATGACGCATTGAAACAAGGAGGCTGCATTGTGGACTACCACAGCTGTGAATTTTTCCCCGAGCGCTGGTTCGACTTTGTATTTGTTCTTCGAACAGATAATACAAATCTGTATAACAGGCTTGAACAAAG AGGTTACAGCGGTAAGAAACTAGAAGACAACGTCCAATGTGAGATCTTCCAAACCATCTTGGAGGAGGCAGTCAGCTCTTATTTGCCCAGCATCGTCTTCGAACTCCAGAGCAATACCCCAAACGATCTGGAGTCAAATCTGGAATCCATCGCAGAGCTGACGGAACGATGGAAATCCAGCAAAAGATAA